In Halobaculum rubrum, the following are encoded in one genomic region:
- a CDS encoding DUF7289 family protein, which yields MIAGSRPDGGDDRRGDRRAQSHVIGIALLLGITAVSMAGLTATVGTVVESNTAGVDAGRVSADLDAALAPVEVTGHHRGTVSFSDGRLHTVNRTVRILNESGQVRRLEVGGVVWASHGHRVAFVAGAVVRGPPGNAVMDADLPLATSAGTTVVGVAVLGDARLSYAGGGRVPLSTRVSHDRSAYGDGEWRVAVETATPRPWRAFFEERGAVTTVRDFDDDGVDSVVARFPGSRELHLVVHRLHVEGGR from the coding sequence GTGATCGCCGGCAGTCGCCCCGACGGGGGCGACGACCGCCGCGGCGACCGTCGGGCACAGTCGCACGTCATCGGCATCGCGCTGTTGCTCGGCATCACCGCGGTCTCGATGGCCGGCCTCACGGCGACCGTCGGCACCGTCGTGGAGTCGAACACCGCGGGCGTCGATGCCGGCCGGGTCTCGGCGGACCTCGATGCCGCCCTCGCACCCGTGGAGGTGACCGGCCATCACCGGGGCACCGTCTCGTTCAGCGACGGTCGGTTGCACACCGTGAACCGGACGGTCCGGATCTTGAACGAGAGCGGCCAGGTCCGACGACTGGAGGTCGGCGGCGTGGTCTGGGCGAGCCACGGCCACCGCGTGGCGTTCGTCGCCGGCGCGGTCGTGCGGGGGCCCCCGGGTAACGCCGTCATGGACGCCGACCTTCCGCTGGCAACGTCGGCCGGAACGACGGTCGTCGGCGTCGCCGTCCTCGGCGACGCGCGCCTCTCGTATGCGGGGGGCGGGCGCGTTCCCCTGTCGACGCGGGTCAGCCACGACCGCAGCGCCTACGGCGACGGCGAGTGGCGAGTCGCCGTCGAGACCGCCACGCCGCGCCCGTGGCGGGCGTTCTTCGAGGAACGCGGCGCGGTCACGACCGTTCGCGACTTCGACGACGACGGCGTCGACAGCGTCGTCGCGCGGTTCCCGGGCTCGCGTGAGCTCCATCTGGTCGTCCATCGGCTGCACGTGGAGGGGGGACGATGA
- a CDS encoding DUF7266 family protein, which translates to MDGPTRPRRVDAAARNGDRRDRAVTPIVSKTLEIGLVLLFVGGLSTALFGGAVPDYRDAAADRVGDRALAGAATEIENAVPPRAASVRVERRVDLPATIRGSSYRVVAGDGRVRLDHPNPSVGGSLRLALPGRVASVSGTWRSGAETVITVAGGDGRLSVELVSR; encoded by the coding sequence GTGGACGGTCCGACCCGGCCGCGTCGCGTCGACGCCGCCGCTCGGAACGGCGATCGTCGCGATCGTGCGGTGACGCCGATCGTCTCGAAAACGCTAGAGATCGGACTCGTCTTGCTGTTCGTCGGCGGGCTGTCGACGGCGCTGTTCGGCGGCGCGGTTCCGGACTACCGCGACGCCGCGGCCGACCGCGTGGGCGACCGGGCGCTCGCCGGCGCCGCGACGGAGATCGAGAACGCCGTTCCGCCCCGCGCAGCGTCGGTTCGCGTCGAGCGCCGCGTCGACCTCCCGGCGACGATCCGCGGATCGAGCTACCGGGTCGTCGCCGGCGACGGGCGTGTCCGACTCGACCACCCGAACCCGTCGGTCGGCGGATCGCTCCGGCTCGCGCTTCCCGGACGCGTCGCGTCCGTGAGCGGAACGTGGCGCAGCGGCGCCGAGACAGTGATCACGGTCGCCGGTGGAGACGGCCGACTCTCGGTCGAGTTGGTGAGCCGATGA
- a CDS encoding DUF7263 family protein, whose protein sequence is MIRPARRRVDGSPDRGQANLAALVAALIVLSATVGVTLGLAEGALAGADRQPTDRRAAVASTERLIAADSPVTRRKNVLNASALDTLSPERLVALAPPLTDAAFVVRVDGRPVVERGDPADGVSFRRIVLVSAVEERTLTVAADGAVTLPRRTDSVRLDFAEADVETVRANGRIVLHRPGGLRGARTVSVSRSETLTISFDANATGTVVVTSTPERTRKATLEVRVDAR, encoded by the coding sequence ATGATCCGACCGGCTCGGCGACGAGTCGACGGATCGCCCGACCGCGGGCAGGCGAACCTCGCGGCGCTGGTCGCCGCGTTGATCGTCCTCTCGGCGACGGTCGGCGTGACGCTCGGCCTCGCCGAAGGAGCGCTCGCGGGCGCCGACCGCCAGCCGACCGATCGGCGCGCGGCGGTCGCCTCGACCGAGCGGCTGATCGCGGCCGACTCGCCGGTGACGCGACGAAAGAACGTCCTGAACGCCAGCGCGCTCGATACGCTCTCGCCCGAACGACTGGTCGCGCTCGCGCCGCCGCTGACGGACGCCGCCTTCGTCGTCCGGGTCGACGGCCGACCGGTCGTCGAGCGGGGCGACCCGGCCGACGGCGTCTCGTTCCGTCGGATCGTCCTCGTCTCGGCCGTCGAGGAGCGAACGCTGACCGTCGCCGCCGACGGCGCGGTGACGCTTCCCCGGCGGACCGACAGCGTGCGGCTCGACTTCGCCGAGGCGGACGTGGAGACGGTCCGGGCGAACGGCCGGATCGTCCTCCACCGACCGGGCGGACTCCGCGGCGCACGGACAGTGTCCGTCAGCCGGTCGGAGACGCTCACGATCTCGTTCGACGCGAACGCGACCGGGACCGTCGTAGTGACGTCGACCCCGGAGCGAACCCGAAAGGCCACCCTGGAGGTGCGAGTCGATGCCCGATGA
- a CDS encoding DUF7262 family protein: MPDESRSVCAVSDRAQLSLPVVEVAVGVAFLLAVAASFGLALPAPATAEAQLDAYADDAGTVLAEEPPRHAGDTRLGEVTRSPAAFEREREALRDRVRRILGDNLLFRVETPHGAVGFDRPNGVATGRASVTTAGGEVVLWVWYV; encoded by the coding sequence ATGCCCGATGAATCGCGTTCGGTGTGTGCCGTGTCGGACCGCGCTCAGCTCTCGCTTCCCGTCGTCGAGGTCGCCGTCGGCGTCGCGTTCCTGCTGGCGGTCGCGGCGTCGTTCGGACTGGCGCTGCCCGCACCGGCGACCGCGGAGGCACAACTCGACGCGTACGCCGACGACGCCGGCACCGTGCTCGCCGAGGAACCGCCGCGACATGCCGGCGATACGCGGCTCGGGGAGGTGACTCGATCGCCGGCGGCGTTTGAGCGCGAGCGCGAGGCACTGCGCGATCGAGTGCGGCGGATCCTCGGGGACAACCTCCTGTTTCGCGTGGAAACCCCACACGGCGCGGTCGGCTTCGACCGCCCGAACGGGGTGGCCACCGGCCGCGCGTCGGTCACGACCGCCGGGGGAGAGGTGGTGTTGTGGGTGTGGTACGTATGA
- a CDS encoding DUF7261 family protein, with product MNGRREDCDRAQLVLLAAAVAAAALVPMALAYLTLGAHPDVAATAERDTPGEDTLRALDRAAQNASAAVGRHPWSGRERAVATFDAALASDVRGIETARLSETVAVDVTRNETAARAWATGNCPDGPNRAFGACDVVDGVVVQERAGEATLLAIAFDVRVTEQAGTTRLTVVLRVR from the coding sequence ATGAACGGTCGCCGGGAGGACTGCGATCGTGCGCAGTTGGTGCTGCTCGCGGCTGCCGTCGCCGCCGCCGCGCTGGTTCCGATGGCGCTGGCGTACCTCACGCTGGGCGCACACCCCGACGTCGCCGCGACCGCCGAGCGCGACACCCCGGGCGAGGACACCCTTCGCGCGCTCGATCGGGCGGCGCAAAACGCTTCGGCCGCGGTCGGCCGGCACCCGTGGAGCGGGCGCGAGCGGGCGGTTGCGACGTTCGACGCGGCGCTCGCGAGCGACGTGCGCGGGATCGAGACCGCCCGGCTGTCGGAGACGGTCGCCGTTGACGTGACACGAAACGAGACCGCCGCGAGGGCGTGGGCGACGGGGAACTGCCCCGACGGCCCGAACCGCGCGTTCGGCGCCTGCGACGTGGTCGACGGCGTCGTCGTGCAGGAACGCGCCGGCGAGGCGACGCTGTTGGCGATCGCGTTCGACGTGCGCGTGACCGAGCAGGCGGGCACGACGAGGCTGACGGTCGTCCTTCGGGTCCGGTAA
- a CDS encoding copper resistance protein CopD, with amino-acid sequence MSVLLALSYVAHVVAGGLWTGGVAYAAVAVLPAARRGDLSAPGLGRSVDWLLQTTRVTGVVLPVTGGYQIWRLYPLPRLFGTTRGHLVLGMVALWGVMNGLVELGVYRMRMAEGSRMGLGRHTIERFGLDDDADARGAAEVARPYVLAAAALGVLLLVDAALLAGSPGGV; translated from the coding sequence GTGAGCGTACTCCTCGCCCTCTCGTACGTCGCCCACGTCGTCGCGGGCGGGCTCTGGACCGGCGGCGTCGCGTACGCGGCGGTGGCGGTTCTCCCGGCTGCACGCCGCGGCGACCTGTCCGCCCCGGGCCTCGGCCGCTCCGTGGACTGGCTGCTACAGACGACGCGGGTGACGGGCGTCGTGTTGCCCGTGACCGGCGGCTACCAGATCTGGCGACTGTATCCCCTCCCCCGGCTGTTCGGGACAACCCGCGGCCACCTCGTCCTCGGGATGGTGGCGCTGTGGGGGGTGATGAACGGCCTCGTCGAACTCGGCGTCTATCGAATGCGCATGGCGGAGGGCTCCCGGATGGGGCTCGGCCGGCACACGATCGAGCGGTTCGGGCTGGACGACGACGCCGACGCGCGAGGGGCTGCCGAGGTCGCCCGTCCGTACGTGCTGGCGGCCGCCGCGCTGGGTGTCCTGCTGCTCGTCGACGCGGCGCTGCTGGCCGGTAGTCCGGGAGGCGTCTAG
- a CDS encoding DUF2249 domain-containing protein, translated as MAHADADGTGTDTGPATDTNDPRVLDVRDIDAPPFERITGALADLDRDETLVIVNSFDPEPLYGELDRRGFTHRSSQVAPDEWRVRVEHE; from the coding sequence ATGGCCCACGCCGACGCCGACGGCACCGGAACCGACACGGGACCCGCGACCGACACGAACGACCCTCGGGTGCTCGACGTTCGTGATATCGACGCGCCGCCGTTCGAACGTATCACCGGCGCGCTGGCGGATCTCGACCGCGACGAGACGCTGGTGATCGTCAACAGCTTCGATCCCGAGCCGCTGTACGGCGAACTCGACCGCCGCGGGTTCACCCACCGATCCTCGCAGGTGGCCCCGGACGAATGGCGCGTCCGCGTCGAACACGAGTGA
- a CDS encoding DUF2249 domain-containing protein gives MPTETIDIRDIPPAKRHPTIHNAFADLDAGESLELINDHDPQPLFYEFDAEVDDFDADGYEVEQRGPGKFVARLPKE, from the coding sequence ATGCCAACTGAAACGATCGACATCCGTGACATTCCGCCCGCGAAGCGACATCCGACGATCCACAACGCGTTCGCCGACCTCGACGCCGGCGAGTCGCTGGAACTGATCAACGACCACGACCCGCAGCCCCTGTTCTACGAGTTCGACGCCGAGGTCGACGACTTCGACGCCGACGGCTACGAGGTCGAACAGCGCGGCCCCGGGAAGTTCGTCGCCCGGTTGCCGAAAGAATAG
- a CDS encoding bacteriorhodopsin yields MSVGWSQAVHVSPLQVTQSEVFSQIQGDVLLSSSLWANIALAGLSALLFVYMGRNVESSRAKLIWAATLMIPLVSISSYTGLVSGLTVGVITMPVGHPLGGQEVLSQWGRYLTWALSTPMILLALGLLADVDRGSLFTVIAADIGMCVTGLAAALVTSSYPLRWAFYLISCAFFAVVLYALLTEWADAATAAGTDEIFDTLRVLTVVLWLGYPIVWALGVEGLAVVQSVGLTSWAYSALDILAKYVFAFLLLRWVAANESTVAAGGPDGTESAAPADD; encoded by the coding sequence ATGTCAGTCGGATGGAGTCAAGCCGTTCACGTATCGCCGCTCCAAGTGACACAGTCGGAGGTGTTCTCACAGATCCAGGGCGACGTGTTGCTCAGTTCCTCGCTGTGGGCGAACATCGCGCTGGCCGGGCTGTCGGCGCTGCTGTTCGTGTACATGGGTCGGAACGTCGAGTCCTCCCGGGCGAAGCTGATCTGGGCCGCGACGCTCATGATCCCGCTGGTGTCGATCTCCAGTTACACCGGGCTCGTCTCCGGGCTGACGGTCGGCGTGATCACGATGCCGGTCGGACATCCCTTGGGCGGCCAGGAGGTGTTGAGTCAGTGGGGTCGCTACCTGACGTGGGCGCTGTCGACGCCGATGATCCTCCTCGCGCTCGGCCTGCTTGCCGACGTGGACCGGGGAAGCCTGTTCACGGTGATCGCCGCCGACATCGGGATGTGCGTCACCGGTCTCGCGGCCGCGCTGGTCACCTCGTCGTACCCCCTGCGGTGGGCGTTCTACCTGATCAGCTGTGCGTTCTTCGCGGTGGTGCTGTACGCCCTGCTGACCGAGTGGGCCGACGCCGCGACCGCCGCCGGCACCGACGAGATATTCGACACGCTCAGGGTCCTCACGGTCGTCCTGTGGCTCGGCTACCCGATCGTGTGGGCGCTCGGCGTCGAGGGGCTCGCCGTCGTCCAGTCGGTCGGCCTCACGTCGTGGGCGTACTCGGCGCTGGACATCCTCGCGAAGTACGTGTTCGCGTTCCTGCTGCTCCGGTGGGTCGCCGCGAACGAGTCGACCGTCGCCGCCGGCGGGCCCGACGGGACGGAGAGCGCCGCGCCCGCCGACGACTGA
- a CDS encoding CaiB/BaiF CoA transferase family protein: MSDTDTDSPPTQGKMLEGVKVLDLSTFVTGGFSSAMLANLGAEVIKIEQPGYGDAIRHTGPPFIQGESPYYWTVNYGKRSLELDLKNDRAKEAFYELVEHADVVVQNYRPGTAERLDIDYDTLSEYNDRLIYLAISAFGQTGPWAKRSGYDLLIQGMSGLMSVTGEEGRQPVKVGVPMTDLITGMWAGFGAMASLYRRERTGEGEYIDLGMLDATLPWLTKQAGQVFAGEEPKRMGTKDPVLAPYQTFETADGYLNVCILNEKLWHELCEVIDRPDLPADERFARNADRVANQDALEAEIEATLTERTTDEWIEIVAEEGGVPAGPVYGVEEALNNPQVDARGAVSEIEHPELGEIPVIEHPLKFANGESGFDRAPPLLGEHNRDVFAELGYSEAELDELEAAGIFGDADDSDD, encoded by the coding sequence ATGTCCGACACCGACACAGATTCACCACCGACGCAGGGGAAGATGCTCGAGGGCGTGAAGGTTCTCGATCTCTCGACGTTCGTAACCGGCGGGTTCAGCTCGGCGATGCTCGCCAACCTCGGGGCCGAGGTGATCAAGATCGAGCAGCCGGGGTACGGCGACGCGATCCGTCACACGGGACCGCCGTTCATCCAGGGCGAGTCGCCGTACTACTGGACGGTCAACTACGGCAAGCGGAGCCTCGAACTCGACTTGAAGAACGACCGCGCGAAGGAGGCGTTCTACGAGCTGGTCGAGCACGCCGACGTGGTCGTCCAGAACTACCGCCCGGGCACCGCCGAGCGCCTCGACATCGACTACGACACCCTCTCGGAGTACAACGACCGGCTCATCTACCTCGCGATATCGGCGTTCGGACAGACCGGCCCGTGGGCGAAGCGCTCGGGGTACGATCTGCTCATTCAGGGGATGAGCGGGCTGATGAGCGTCACCGGCGAGGAAGGCCGCCAGCCCGTGAAGGTCGGCGTCCCGATGACCGACCTCATCACGGGGATGTGGGCCGGCTTCGGCGCAATGGCGTCGCTGTACCGCCGCGAGCGGACCGGCGAGGGCGAGTACATCGACCTGGGGATGCTGGATGCGACGCTGCCGTGGCTCACCAAGCAGGCGGGGCAGGTGTTCGCCGGCGAGGAGCCGAAACGCATGGGGACCAAAGACCCCGTACTCGCGCCGTACCAGACGTTCGAGACGGCCGACGGCTACCTCAACGTCTGCATCCTCAACGAGAAGCTGTGGCACGAACTGTGCGAGGTGATCGACCGCCCGGATCTCCCGGCTGACGAGCGGTTCGCGCGGAACGCCGACCGTGTGGCCAATCAGGACGCCCTCGAGGCCGAGATCGAGGCGACGCTCACGGAGAGGACGACCGACGAGTGGATCGAGATCGTCGCCGAGGAGGGCGGCGTCCCCGCCGGCCCGGTGTACGGGGTCGAGGAGGCGCTGAACAACCCGCAGGTCGACGCCCGTGGCGCCGTCTCGGAGATCGAACACCCCGAACTGGGCGAGATCCCGGTGATCGAGCACCCGCTGAAGTTCGCGAACGGCGAGAGCGGCTTCGACCGGGCGCCGCCGCTGTTGGGCGAGCACAACCGCGATGTGTTCGCGGAGTTGGGCTACTCGGAGGCGGAACTCGACGAGCTGGAGGCCGCGGGGATCTTCGGCGACGCGGACGACAGCGACGACTGA
- a CDS encoding SDR family oxidoreductase: protein MRDIDGDAVAITGASSGIGAATARTLAAAGVDLALGARREGRLADLAAELRDEHGVAVEAIAVDVTERERVEAFIEGAAEAFDGLDGVVVNAGIGLDGDLDTMSMDDYRTMMSVNVDGAFHTARAALPHLRESEGTLVFVASFAGEYPRPGNPVYAASKWWVRGFAHSLEGSVGPDGVAVSVINPTEVRTEFASEQGEPFEEQFDSGDVTDPDAIADGIRFCLSQEGTDTVSELDLYRRDKFAGW from the coding sequence ATGCGAGACATCGACGGCGACGCGGTCGCGATCACGGGCGCGAGTTCGGGCATCGGCGCGGCGACGGCGCGGACGCTCGCGGCGGCGGGCGTCGACCTGGCGTTGGGCGCCAGACGCGAGGGTCGACTGGCGGACCTCGCCGCGGAGTTGCGCGACGAGCACGGCGTCGCCGTGGAGGCGATCGCCGTCGACGTGACCGAGCGCGAGCGCGTCGAGGCGTTCATCGAGGGCGCCGCGGAGGCGTTCGACGGGCTTGACGGCGTGGTCGTCAACGCGGGGATCGGCCTCGACGGCGACCTCGACACGATGTCGATGGACGACTACCGAACCATGATGAGCGTCAACGTCGACGGCGCGTTCCACACCGCTCGGGCGGCGCTTCCGCACCTCCGCGAGTCCGAGGGGACGCTGGTGTTCGTCGCCAGTTTCGCCGGCGAGTACCCCCGCCCCGGCAACCCGGTGTACGCCGCGAGCAAGTGGTGGGTACGCGGCTTCGCTCACAGTCTCGAGGGGAGCGTCGGGCCAGACGGCGTCGCCGTCAGCGTGATCAACCCCACCGAGGTTCGCACCGAGTTCGCCAGCGAGCAGGGCGAACCCTTCGAGGAGCAGTTCGACTCCGGGGACGTGACCGACCCGGATGCCATCGCCGACGGAATCCGCTTTTGTCTCTCCCAAGAGGGCACTGACACCGTGAGCGAACTGGACCTGTACCGCCGCGACAAGTTCGCCGGGTGGTAG
- a CDS encoding MFS transporter, giving the protein MNLPSARRPRVDRGTALVGLAAVTRVTAGALLGTSLAVHVGRTGSALEVSLLATAFSLGIILFAPVWGAFADVTGRRKLILVGTGLGATLALTPLFAVDAVANAASATLPVSVDPVWIQVLVRGLYAVFIAGFGPLMLTVASERGGPAGRGKSVGSYNAFTAAGSGAGQFTSGLLLGALVPGDVYLVVAAVSLLATVAVALVDPGDTAPDPDAESLPREIRSRLLPAAGERGHLSTNGLGWLYLGLSARQATVSGVGALMPVYIVATLGLPEAWMGAVLAFNPVSQTALMYYLGGVVDDHGRKPMITLGMAGSAVFGLVAAAAVFAPGGIAAAGVVALGYVTLAVAFSAMWTGSVAFVADVAPENRESELMGLASTARSVGGVVGPLGVGAVATVAGYPTAFVAASVLALGAAAVVSLRVAESRPAVAGAGVATGVPADD; this is encoded by the coding sequence ATGAACCTCCCCTCCGCGCGCCGCCCCCGCGTCGATCGCGGGACGGCGCTGGTCGGACTCGCGGCGGTCACGCGAGTCACCGCGGGGGCCCTCCTCGGCACGTCGCTGGCGGTCCACGTCGGGCGCACCGGGTCGGCGCTCGAGGTGTCGCTGCTCGCGACCGCGTTCTCGCTGGGTATCATCCTGTTCGCGCCCGTGTGGGGCGCGTTCGCGGACGTGACCGGTCGTCGGAAGCTGATCCTCGTCGGCACCGGTCTGGGCGCGACGCTCGCGCTCACGCCGCTGTTCGCGGTCGACGCGGTCGCGAACGCCGCGTCGGCGACGCTTCCCGTCTCTGTCGATCCCGTGTGGATACAGGTGCTCGTGCGCGGCCTGTACGCCGTCTTCATCGCCGGCTTCGGCCCCCTGATGTTGACGGTCGCCTCCGAACGCGGCGGCCCGGCCGGCCGCGGGAAGTCGGTCGGCTCGTACAACGCGTTCACCGCCGCGGGGTCGGGGGCCGGGCAGTTCACCTCCGGCCTCCTCCTCGGCGCGCTCGTCCCCGGCGACGTGTACCTCGTCGTCGCCGCCGTCTCGCTGCTGGCGACCGTCGCCGTCGCCCTCGTCGACCCAGGGGACACGGCGCCAGATCCGGACGCGGAGTCGCTCCCGCGGGAGATCCGCTCGCGGCTGCTCCCCGCCGCCGGCGAGCGCGGTCACCTCTCGACGAACGGGCTCGGGTGGCTCTACCTCGGATTGTCCGCCCGGCAGGCGACCGTCTCCGGCGTCGGCGCGCTCATGCCCGTGTACATCGTGGCGACGCTCGGGCTCCCGGAGGCGTGGATGGGCGCGGTGCTGGCGTTCAACCCCGTCTCGCAGACCGCGCTGATGTACTACCTCGGTGGGGTCGTCGACGACCACGGGCGCAAGCCCATGATCACGCTCGGGATGGCCGGCTCGGCGGTCTTCGGCCTCGTTGCCGCCGCGGCGGTGTTCGCGCCGGGCGGTATCGCCGCCGCCGGCGTCGTCGCCCTCGGCTACGTCACCCTCGCGGTGGCGTTCTCGGCGATGTGGACCGGCTCGGTCGCGTTCGTCGCCGACGTGGCGCCCGAGAACCGCGAGTCGGAGCTGATGGGACTGGCCTCGACCGCGCGGTCGGTCGGCGGCGTCGTCGGCCCGCTGGGCGTGGGCGCGGTCGCGACGGTCGCGGGGTACCCGACGGCGTTCGTGGCGGCGTCGGTGCTCGCGCTGGGCGCCGCCGCCGTCGTCTCGCTGCGGGTCGCCGAGAGTCGGCCGGCAGTCGCGGGCGCCGGCGTCGCGACCGGCGTTCCCGCGGACGACTGA
- a CDS encoding P-loop NTPase — protein MVEAFAVASGKGGTGKTTTTLALGMALARRYDVTVVDADTGMANLLFHAGLGDAPVTLQDLLAPDARDADGAAIDVHDACYDRHGMRVVPCGTSLAGFERSDPARLREVVAELAADTDVLLLDSPATLASKSAVLPIVLSDRVVVVTQPTIPALSDALKVQEYAASYGTGIAGVLFNKVRGDLGSVGTQAERYFEGPMLGSVPDSDAARAARDAGEPLLAHAPDSDAAEAYRAVAAGIDPEPNAAGDVADRFRSAVVPERP, from the coding sequence ATGGTCGAGGCGTTCGCGGTTGCGAGCGGGAAGGGTGGCACCGGCAAGACCACCACGACGCTCGCGCTCGGCATGGCGCTCGCGCGGCGGTACGACGTGACCGTCGTCGACGCCGACACGGGCATGGCGAACCTCCTGTTTCACGCCGGACTCGGGGACGCTCCAGTCACGCTCCAGGACCTGCTCGCGCCCGACGCGCGGGACGCGGACGGCGCCGCGATCGACGTACACGACGCCTGTTACGACCGTCACGGGATGCGCGTCGTCCCCTGCGGCACCAGTCTCGCGGGGTTCGAGCGGTCGGACCCGGCCCGCCTCCGGGAAGTCGTCGCCGAACTCGCCGCCGACACGGACGTGCTCCTCCTCGACTCGCCGGCAACGCTCGCGTCGAAGTCAGCCGTCCTCCCGATCGTCCTCTCGGACCGGGTGGTCGTCGTCACCCAGCCCACGATCCCCGCGCTCTCGGACGCGCTGAAGGTCCAGGAGTACGCCGCCTCCTACGGGACGGGGATCGCGGGCGTCCTGTTCAACAAGGTCCGCGGCGACCTCGGCTCGGTCGGCACGCAGGCCGAACGCTACTTCGAGGGACCGATGCTCGGGTCGGTGCCCGACAGCGACGCCGCGCGGGCCGCCCGCGACGCCGGCGAGCCCCTCCTCGCGCACGCGCCCGACAGCGACGCTGCAGAGGCGTACCGCGCGGTCGCCGCCGGGATCGACCCAGAGCCGAACGCCGCCGGCGACGTGGCCGATCGCTTCCGGAGCGCGGTCGTCCCCGAGCGGCCATGA
- a CDS encoding sulfatase, whose protein sequence is MTSAGDPASRGVLLITVDSLRADALGPHTPTLRDLARRGTSFETAVAGGNWTPFSFPDLLGARAVFADASTPGPAADPTLAEALSTAGVRTAGVNAGNGFLTEYYGYDRGFDAFESFLDGARTPVGRFLATHPTVNGWVQYLGWPLGSAAAKLRGHERRHAVDTSHLHALERRALDAVDDAAADEDRPFFLWLHYMDTHTPYVPAPRHVRAVTDGEVGSFQTLLGHLRAGLGKEVDERTLRTLRALYDAAARQVDESVERVLEELSSAGLREETTVILAGDHGEEFLDHGHLAHYPKLYDELVRVPFVVDHPGAPARRESAPVPLRDVPPTVCDALGLEPPAAFAGESLLPTVTEATPPERGPVTSIALRGESVTSQPIPRRLGDGTPLVSARTEEWTYIREPDGAVSVYDRKRDPGEHEPVGRDAVPREALRSLERAADDRLALLSDGSEASDIHGDGDDGDEDVPDEIGRRLDALGYR, encoded by the coding sequence GTGACATCTGCAGGCGATCCGGCGTCACGCGGCGTCCTCCTGATCACGGTCGACTCGCTGCGTGCCGACGCGCTCGGACCTCATACGCCGACGCTTCGCGATCTGGCTCGTCGCGGAACGTCGTTCGAAACCGCCGTCGCGGGCGGCAACTGGACGCCGTTCTCGTTCCCGGACCTCCTCGGCGCCCGCGCCGTCTTCGCCGACGCGTCGACGCCGGGCCCCGCCGCGGACCCGACGCTCGCGGAGGCGCTGTCGACCGCGGGCGTGCGTACCGCCGGCGTCAACGCCGGGAACGGCTTCCTGACGGAGTACTACGGCTACGACCGCGGGTTCGACGCGTTCGAGTCGTTCCTCGACGGCGCCCGCACGCCGGTCGGCCGCTTCCTCGCGACCCACCCCACGGTCAACGGCTGGGTGCAGTACCTCGGCTGGCCGCTCGGCAGCGCCGCCGCGAAGCTGCGCGGGCACGAGCGACGCCACGCGGTCGACACCTCCCACCTCCACGCGCTCGAGCGTCGGGCGCTCGACGCCGTCGACGACGCCGCGGCCGACGAGGATCGTCCGTTCTTCCTGTGGCTCCACTACATGGACACGCACACGCCGTACGTCCCCGCGCCGCGACACGTTCGCGCGGTCACCGACGGCGAGGTCGGGTCGTTCCAGACGCTGCTGGGACACCTTCGCGCCGGACTCGGCAAGGAGGTCGACGAGCGGACGCTCCGTACGCTGCGGGCGCTGTACGACGCCGCCGCCCGGCAGGTGGACGAGTCCGTCGAGCGCGTCCTCGAGGAGCTCTCGTCGGCGGGTCTGCGCGAGGAGACCACCGTGATACTGGCGGGCGACCACGGCGAGGAGTTCCTCGACCACGGCCACCTCGCGCACTACCCGAAGCTGTACGACGAGCTCGTCCGCGTCCCGTTCGTCGTCGACCACCCCGGCGCGCCCGCCCGACGCGAGTCGGCGCCGGTGCCGCTGCGGGACGTCCCGCCGACCGTCTGTGACGCGCTGGGGCTCGAGCCGCCGGCGGCGTTCGCCGGCGAGAGCCTCCTCCCGACGGTGACGGAGGCGACGCCGCCCGAGCGGGGACCGGTCACCTCGATCGCTTTGCGGGGCGAGTCGGTGACGAGCCAGCCCATTCCTCGCCGGCTCGGCGACGGCACGCCGCTCGTCTCGGCCCGAACCGAGGAGTGGACGTACATCCGCGAGCCGGACGGCGCGGTCAGTGTGTACGACCGCAAACGCGACCCCGGGGAACACGAGCCGGTCGGACGCGACGCGGTTCCGCGCGAGGCGCTGCGATCGCTCGAACGCGCGGCGGACGATCGGCTCGCGCTCCTCTCGGACGGCAGCGAAGCCAGCGATATTCACGGTGATGGCGACGACGGCGACGAGGACGTACCTGACGAGATCGGGCGTCGCCTCGACGCGCTCGGCTACCGCTGA